In Vitis vinifera cultivar Pinot Noir 40024 chromosome 17, ASM3070453v1, one genomic interval encodes:
- the LOC100261419 gene encoding uncharacterized protein LOC100261419 yields MSKTYITKYVHEIMGQRYRTYRYDLHQHFKQFETVEEARLHPPDDVTQEDWDYLCNLFSLEKFKKRATINSENREKLPFNHRGGSKPFAFHRQHNSMSVATGELQGEVELFRATHYNESKGWINDTAKSRYEEMRKLQEQSTQDGDTPISDLEITQRVLGKRSGYIRGLGYGSRLKRSTTTEFPDEETERLRQQITKLEEFKTTATTQLEELKAMIQTLMP; encoded by the exons ATGTCAAAAACATACATTACAAAGTATGTGCATGAGATTATGGGACAACGTTATCGAACATATAGATATGATCTTCACCAGCATTTCAAGCAGTTTGAGACAGTGGAGGAGGCACGTTTGCACCCACCAGATGATGTCACACAAGAAGATTGGGATTACTTGTGCAATCTTTTTTCTCTTGAAAAATTTAAG AAAAGGGCTACTATAAATAGTGAAAATCGTGAAAAGCTTCCATTCAATCATCGTGGTGGATCTAAACCATTTGCATTTCATCGTCAGCATAACTCAATG AGTGTTGCCACTGGAGAGTTGCAAGGGGAAGTGGAGTTATTTCGTGCCACTCACTACAATGAAAGTAAGGGATGGATCAATGACACAGCTAAATCTCGATAT GAAGAGATGCGTAAGCTTCAAGAGCAGAGTACCCAAGATGGAGATACTCCTATCTCTGACTTGGAGATAACTCAAAGAGTACTAGGGAAGCGATCAGGTTATATTCGAGGTTTGGGATATGGGTCACGACTTAAGCGTTCGACTACAACTGAATTTCCTGATGAAGAAACAGAGAGGTTACGACAACAAATCACAAAGTTAGAGGAGTTTAAAACAACAGCTACCACTCAATTAGAGGAGTTAAAGGCAATGATCCAGACTTTGATGCCATAA